GCTATAAACGATGTTGTTATAATTAATTGGCCATCTCTAAGAACAAAGATTATTAGAATTAGAATAAATGTTGATGGTGAGGAGCTCTATAGAGTCGAAGGCGATGGTATTATTATAGCTACACCCCTAGGCTCTTCAGGTTATGCTCTAGCTGCAGGAGGTCCACTAATAGATATAGATCTTGAGGCAATATCACTAGTGCCTATAGCATCAATACAGTTTAATACTAAGCCTGTTGTCCTAGCACCATCTAGAAGGATAGAGATTGAGATTCTTAGTGAAAGCGGTCCTGTTGCATGTATTGTTGATGGACAGAGTATAGAGACTGTTTATCCAGGTGAAATTATAAGGATTGGTAGAGCTAGGAGTAAGGTACCTATAATAAGGTTTAGATATGTGAATAGCTATGCAAGGCTCAAATACATTGAGTAGATCTATATGTAACAAAGTTCTTGTTTTAGATACAGCAGCATTTCTAGCAGCACTTCCTCTCCATATATATGGATACAAAATGTATACAACTCCAAGTGTCATAAATGAGGTTAGAGATAGTGAGAGTGTTACAAGATTAGAGATCTCCATCGATATAGATAGGATAGAGATTGTATCACCTAGTACTAGAAGTATATCACGTGCAGTAGAGATATCTAAGAGACTGG
Above is a genomic segment from Ignisphaera aggregans DSM 17230 containing:
- a CDS encoding ATP-NAD/AcoX kinase (COGs: COG0061 sugar kinase~InterPro IPR002504~KEGG: ape:APE_1104.1 inorganic polyphosphate/ATP-NAD kinase~PFAM: ATP-NAD/AcoX kinase~SPTR: Q9YD08 Probable inorganic polyphosphate/ATP-NAD kinase~PFAM: ATP-NAD kinase), with product MIKTIGVVVKHGSTTGYEIARKVLEYGSNVLGLEMLLEEEISVDINWRNTFSLGRDRVDIIMVIGGDGTLFRTLHRLGEDVVPIMTVKAGRRGFLLDVYPEEVFDRLRDLVEGRYRLVEYMRLETSIEGRYTRALPLAINDVVIINWPSLRTKIIRIRINVDGEELYRVEGDGIIIATPLGSSGYALAAGGPLIDIDLEAISLVPIASIQFNTKPVVLAPSRRIEIEILSESGPVACIVDGQSIETVYPGEIIRIGRARSKVPIIRFRYVNSYARLKYIE
- a CDS encoding Nucleotide binding protein PINc (COGs: COG1439 nucleic acid-binding protein consists of a PIN domain and a Zn-ribbon module~InterPro IPR006596~KEGG: hbu:Hbut_0719 nucleic acid binding protein~SMART: Nucleotide binding protein PINc~SPTR: A2BKR2 Nucleic acid-binding protein, PIN domain, Zn-ribbon module) encodes the protein MSRSICNKVLVLDTAAFLAALPLHIYGYKMYTTPSVINEVRDSESVTRLEISIDIDRIEIVSPSTRSISRAVEISKRLGLYNLLSKTDIEVIALALELREQGLKPVVLTDDYDIQILLRSIGIEFRSVKTMGIKD